One Pseudomonas entomophila genomic window carries:
- a CDS encoding acetyl-CoA hydrolase/transferase C-terminal domain-containing protein — protein sequence MHLYSIDHAVEQALARLPTHIHLGLPLGLGKPNAFVNALYARVRELPERHLTIYTALSLGRPPLGDGLQRRFLEPFVERVFADYEELTYLADLRNDQLPPNIRVEQFFMQPGSLLHSDTAQQDYISSNYSHAARDINAKGLNLIAQLVAATPERPDHLSLACNPDITLDLLPMIARRRAAGETILVLGQVHDELPYMPGDSELGLEQFDLLIDQPERRRLFSTPNMPVNTQDHCIGLHASTLVRDGGTLQIGIGAMGDAVTAALLARQGDNAGYRALLDELDVGAWQALIEREGGLDTFAQGLYGCSEMFVNGLLALAEAGVVRRPADEQGVLIHGGFFLGPRAFYQRLREMPLEQRARFAMSAISFINELYGQEDLKRRQRRDARFINTVFGMTLLGAGVADQLEDGRVLSGVGGQYNFVAQGHALEGGRSILLLRSWREAGGEVTSNLFWTYGHCTIPRHLRDIVVTEYGIADLRGQTDSEVIARLLAISDSRFQSELIEQAKAAGKLAKDFKLDARYTDNTPERLEAIRARHPQLFPEYPLGSDFTAEERDLLRALNWLKRKFKLSEVLELGKAALDAPAPEAYAAQLARMGLAEPQGLKEELYQRLLLAGLQVTR from the coding sequence ATGCATCTCTACTCCATCGACCACGCCGTCGAGCAGGCCCTGGCCCGCCTGCCCACCCATATCCACCTGGGCCTGCCCCTGGGCCTGGGCAAACCCAACGCCTTCGTCAACGCGCTCTATGCACGGGTGCGCGAGCTGCCCGAGCGTCATCTGACGATCTACACCGCCCTGTCCCTCGGCCGCCCACCCCTTGGTGACGGCTTGCAGCGGCGCTTCCTCGAACCCTTCGTCGAGCGCGTATTCGCCGACTACGAGGAGCTCACCTACCTCGCCGACCTGCGCAATGACCAACTGCCGCCGAACATCCGCGTCGAGCAGTTCTTCATGCAGCCCGGCAGCCTGCTGCACAGCGACACCGCACAGCAGGACTACATCAGCAGCAACTACAGCCACGCCGCCCGCGATATCAACGCCAAGGGCCTGAACCTGATCGCCCAGCTGGTGGCGGCAACGCCCGAGCGTCCTGACCACCTGAGCCTGGCCTGCAACCCCGACATCACCCTCGACCTGCTGCCGATGATCGCCCGGCGCCGGGCTGCGGGCGAAACCATCCTGGTGTTAGGGCAGGTCCACGATGAACTGCCCTACATGCCCGGCGATTCGGAGCTGGGCCTGGAGCAGTTCGACCTGTTGATCGACCAGCCAGAGCGGCGCCGCCTGTTTTCCACGCCGAACATGCCGGTGAACACCCAGGACCATTGCATCGGCCTGCATGCCAGCACCCTGGTGCGCGACGGCGGCACTCTGCAGATCGGCATCGGCGCCATGGGCGATGCGGTGACCGCCGCGCTGCTGGCGCGCCAGGGCGACAACGCCGGCTATCGTGCGCTGCTCGATGAACTGGATGTCGGCGCGTGGCAGGCGCTGATCGAGCGGGAAGGGGGGCTGGATACGTTCGCCCAGGGGCTGTACGGCTGCAGCGAGATGTTCGTCAATGGCCTGCTGGCCCTGGCCGAGGCTGGCGTGGTGCGCCGCCCGGCGGATGAGCAGGGCGTGCTGATCCATGGCGGCTTCTTCCTTGGCCCTCGGGCCTTCTACCAGCGCTTGCGCGAGATGCCGCTGGAACAGCGCGCGCGTTTCGCCATGTCTGCCATCAGCTTCATCAACGAGCTCTACGGCCAGGAAGACCTCAAGCGCCGCCAGCGCCGCGACGCCCGCTTCATCAACACGGTGTTCGGCATGACCTTGCTCGGTGCCGGGGTCGCCGACCAGCTGGAGGACGGGCGGGTACTCAGCGGCGTCGGCGGGCAGTACAACTTCGTCGCCCAAGGCCATGCGTTGGAGGGTGGGCGCTCGATCCTGCTGCTGCGCAGCTGGCGCGAGGCGGGCGGCGAGGTTACGTCGAACCTGTTCTGGACCTATGGGCACTGCACCATCCCTCGTCACCTGCGCGATATCGTGGTGACCGAGTACGGCATCGCCGACCTGCGTGGTCAGACCGACAGCGAGGTGATCGCGCGGTTGCTGGCGATCAGCGATTCACGGTTCCAGAGTGAGTTGATAGAGCAGGCCAAGGCAGCGGGCAAGCTGGCCAAGGACTTCAAGCTGGATGCGCGTTACACCGACAACACGCCCGAGCGCCTGGAGGCGATTCGCGCACGGCATCCGCAGCTGTTCCCGGAGTATCCGTTGGGCAGTGATTTCACGGCTGAAGAGCGCGACCTGCTGCGAGCGCTGAACTGGCTCAAGCGCAAGTTCAAGTTGAGCGAGGTGCTGGAGCTGGGCAAGGCTGCGCTGGACGCACCAGCGCCCGAGGCCTATGCGGCGCAGTTGGCGCGCATGGGGCTGGCGGAGCCGCAGGGCTTGAAGGAGGAGCTGTACCAGCGCTTGTTGCTGGCGGGGTTGCAGGTGACCCGATGA
- a CDS encoding NorM family multidrug efflux MATE transporter: MHVAPTTELKALLRLAGPLIASQLAHMLMVLTDTLMMARISPQALAGGGLGAASYSFVSIFCLGVIAAVGTLVAIRKGANDIEGATRLAQSGLWLAWGLAIVSALVLWNLKPALLLFGQKPENVDSAMQFLTLLPLALPSYMTFMALRGFTSALGRSTPVMVISLAGTVLNYLLNHALIEGMFGLPKLGLMGIGLVTALVSLGMAVSLALYIRWHKAYEQYPLRKGLWRPSLPALRELWRLGLPIGGTYMVEVGLFAFAALCMGVLGSTQLAAHQIALQIVSTAFMVPTGLSYAVTMRVGLYYGAGNLLAARSAGRVGIGFGASLMLGFAVLFLVLPNELVALLVNRHDPAFAPIFQLAVQLVMVAAWFELFDGVQTIAMGSIRGLKDARTTFLIGAVCYWLVGAPCAWLFAFTLGGGAPGIWWGLALGLACASVALTFGFEWRMKRMIGKAGVSAKAAVPAHL; encoded by the coding sequence ATGCATGTCGCGCCCACCACCGAACTCAAGGCTCTGCTGCGCCTGGCCGGGCCACTGATCGCCTCGCAGCTGGCGCACATGCTGATGGTGCTGACCGACACCCTGATGATGGCCCGCATCAGCCCTCAAGCCCTGGCCGGTGGCGGCCTGGGCGCGGCGAGCTACTCGTTCGTGTCGATCTTCTGCCTGGGGGTGATCGCCGCAGTCGGCACCCTGGTGGCAATCCGCAAGGGCGCCAACGACATCGAGGGCGCCACGCGCCTGGCGCAGAGCGGCCTGTGGCTGGCCTGGGGCCTGGCCATCGTCTCGGCGCTGGTGCTGTGGAACCTCAAGCCCGCGCTGCTGCTGTTTGGCCAGAAGCCGGAGAACGTCGACTCGGCGATGCAGTTCCTCACCCTGCTGCCGCTGGCCCTGCCCAGCTACATGACCTTCATGGCCCTGCGCGGCTTCACCAGCGCCCTGGGCCGCTCGACGCCGGTGATGGTCATCAGCCTGGCCGGCACGGTGCTCAACTACCTGCTCAACCATGCGCTCATCGAAGGCATGTTCGGCCTGCCCAAGCTGGGCCTGATGGGCATCGGCCTGGTCACCGCGCTGGTGTCGCTGGGCATGGCCGTGTCCCTGGCGCTGTATATCCGCTGGCACAAGGCCTATGAGCAATACCCGCTGCGCAAGGGGCTGTGGCGGCCTTCGCTGCCGGCGCTGCGCGAGCTGTGGCGCCTGGGCCTGCCGATCGGCGGCACCTACATGGTCGAAGTCGGGCTGTTCGCCTTCGCCGCCCTGTGCATGGGCGTGCTCGGCAGCACGCAGTTGGCGGCGCACCAGATCGCCCTGCAGATCGTCTCGACCGCGTTCATGGTCCCGACGGGGCTTTCGTACGCCGTGACCATGCGCGTCGGCCTGTACTACGGTGCTGGCAACCTGCTCGCGGCACGCAGCGCCGGGCGGGTGGGTATCGGTTTCGGGGCGTCGCTGATGCTCGGCTTCGCCGTGTTGTTCCTGGTGCTGCCGAACGAACTGGTGGCCTTGCTGGTGAATCGCCACGACCCGGCCTTCGCGCCAATCTTCCAGCTGGCGGTGCAATTGGTGATGGTGGCGGCGTGGTTCGAGCTGTTCGACGGCGTGCAGACCATCGCCATGGGCTCGATCCGGGGCCTGAAGGACGCCCGCACCACCTTCCTCATCGGCGCGGTGTGCTACTGGCTGGTGGGCGCGCCGTGCGCCTGGCTGTTCGCCTTCACCCTGGGTGGTGGCGCGCCGGGTATCTGGTGGGGCCTGGCGTTGGGGCTGGCGTGCGCCTCGGTGGCGCTGACGTTCGGCTTTGAATGGCGGATGAAGCGGATGATCGGCAAGGCGGGGGTTAGCGCGAAAGCAGCGGTCCCCGCACACCTGTAG
- the xpt gene encoding xanthine phosphoribosyltransferase codes for MEALQQKIREEGIVLSDQVLKVDAFLNHQIDPALMQLIGDEFARLFADSGVTKIVTIEASGIAPAVMTGLKLGVPVIFARKHQSLTLTENLLTASVYSFTKQTENTVAISPRHLNSSDRVLVIDDFLANGKASQALISIIKQAGATVAGLGIVIEKSFQGGRAELDSQGYRVESLARVKSLEGGVVSFID; via the coding sequence GTGGAAGCACTGCAGCAGAAGATTCGCGAAGAAGGCATCGTGCTTTCCGATCAGGTCCTGAAAGTCGATGCGTTTCTCAACCACCAGATCGACCCGGCGCTGATGCAGTTGATCGGTGACGAGTTCGCCCGCCTGTTCGCCGACTCCGGTGTGACCAAGATCGTCACCATCGAAGCCTCGGGCATCGCCCCGGCGGTGATGACCGGCCTGAAGCTCGGCGTGCCGGTGATCTTCGCCCGCAAGCACCAGTCGCTGACCCTGACCGAGAACCTGCTGACTGCCTCGGTGTACTCCTTCACCAAGCAGACCGAGAACACCGTGGCCATCTCGCCGCGCCATCTCAACAGCAGCGACCGCGTGCTGGTGATCGACGACTTCCTGGCCAACGGCAAGGCCTCGCAGGCACTAATCTCGATCATCAAGCAGGCCGGCGCTACCGTGGCCGGCCTGGGTATCGTCATCGAGAAGTCGTTCCAGGGTGGCCGCGCCGAGCTGGACAGCCAGGGCTATCGCGTCGAGTCGCTGGCCCGGGTGAAGTCGCTGGAAGGCGGAGTGGTCAGCTTCATCGATTAA
- the hglS gene encoding 2-oxoadipate dioxygenase/decarboxylase HglS yields the protein MPAHDFVSPDSIRARFSAAMSLMYKQEVPLYGTLLELVSEINRQVMAEQPKVAEALRWTGEIERLDQERHGAIRVGTAAELATIARLFAVMGMEPVGYYDLSSAGVPVHSTAFRAVHEQSLHISPFRVFTSLLRLELIDNPKLRELAQGILAKRQIFTPRVLELIDQCERDGGLSASDADTFVQEALHTFRWHQEATVTAEQYQQLHDQHRLIADVVAFKGPHINHLTPRTLDIDAIQLGMPAKGIPPKAVVEGPPTRRHPILLRQTSFKALQEKVAFSDAQGSHTARFGEIEQRGAALTPKGRQLYDRLLDATRAALGGAPAEANAERYMTLLAQHFAEFPDDLAQMREQGLAYFRYFATEKGLAARGQADRPTTLQGLIDAGHVHYEALVYEDFLPVSAAGIFQSNLGDDRQAEYGSNANREAFEQALGLAVQDELALYAQSERRSLQACAQALDLGAM from the coding sequence ATGCCCGCCCACGATTTCGTCAGCCCCGACAGCATCCGCGCGCGGTTCTCCGCCGCCATGTCGCTCATGTACAAGCAGGAAGTGCCCCTGTACGGCACGCTGCTCGAGCTGGTGAGCGAGATCAACCGCCAGGTCATGGCCGAGCAGCCCAAAGTGGCCGAAGCCCTGCGCTGGACCGGTGAGATCGAGCGCCTCGACCAGGAGCGTCACGGCGCCATCCGCGTCGGCACCGCCGCAGAACTGGCCACCATCGCCCGCCTGTTCGCGGTGATGGGCATGGAGCCGGTTGGCTACTACGACCTGAGTTCGGCCGGCGTGCCGGTGCACTCCACCGCGTTCCGCGCGGTGCATGAGCAGTCGCTGCATATCAGCCCGTTCCGCGTGTTCACCTCGTTGCTGCGCCTGGAACTGATCGACAACCCGAAACTGCGCGAGCTGGCCCAGGGCATCCTGGCCAAGCGGCAGATTTTCACCCCCCGCGTGCTGGAACTGATCGACCAGTGCGAGCGTGACGGCGGCCTGAGCGCGTCCGACGCCGACACCTTCGTTCAGGAAGCCTTGCATACCTTCCGCTGGCACCAGGAAGCCACCGTCACCGCCGAGCAGTACCAGCAACTGCACGACCAGCACCGGCTGATCGCCGATGTGGTGGCGTTCAAGGGCCCGCACATCAATCACCTGACGCCACGCACCCTGGACATCGACGCGATCCAGCTCGGCATGCCGGCCAAGGGTATCCCGCCCAAGGCCGTGGTCGAAGGCCCGCCCACTCGCCGCCACCCGATCCTCCTGCGCCAGACCAGCTTCAAGGCTCTGCAGGAGAAGGTCGCCTTCAGCGATGCCCAGGGCAGCCATACCGCGCGCTTCGGCGAGATCGAGCAGCGTGGCGCGGCGCTGACGCCCAAGGGGCGGCAACTGTACGACCGCCTGCTCGATGCGACCCGCGCGGCCCTGGGCGGCGCACCGGCCGAAGCCAATGCCGAGCGCTACATGACGCTGCTCGCACAGCACTTCGCCGAATTTCCGGATGACCTGGCGCAGATGCGCGAGCAAGGGCTGGCGTACTTCCGCTATTTCGCCACCGAGAAAGGGTTGGCGGCACGCGGCCAGGCGGATCGCCCGACCACCCTGCAAGGGTTGATCGACGCCGGGCATGTGCATTACGAGGCATTGGTGTACGAGGACTTCCTGCCGGTGAGCGCGGCAGGGATCTTCCAGTCCAACCTGGGCGACGACAGGCAGGCGGAGTACGGCAGCAATGCCAACCGCGAGGCCTTCGAGCAGGCGCTGGGGCTGGCTGTGCAGGATGAGTTGGCGCTGTATGCGCAGAGCGAGCGCAGGTCGTTGCAGGCATGTGCGCAGGCGTTGGACCTGGGGGCGATGTAG
- a CDS encoding methyl-accepting chemotaxis protein, with translation MGEALATMVEHIRSASDQVSGRARSLSGLSSGACEGMDQQSGEITSMAGAVEEFSATSMNIADNMAGTERMARDNAQQTRIGRTAMDEASASLKQIAEALGGTAAVMDTLGARSQEIGGIVGVITAIAEQTNLLALNAAIEAARAGEQGRGFAVVADEVRGLAARTRQATDEISGMIASIQQQTGHAISTLEQGNQLMQEGLARNDKVAEALARIDEQSRVAGEQFTVISTATQEQSSTATVLSRNLQSIAQANSEQRDVANELAMTARELEGLAGQLRQEVDRFRVK, from the coding sequence ATGGGGGAAGCCCTGGCGACCATGGTCGAGCACATCCGCAGCGCCTCCGATCAGGTCAGCGGCCGCGCCCGTTCGCTGTCGGGGCTTTCGTCCGGTGCCTGCGAAGGCATGGACCAGCAGTCCGGCGAGATCACCAGCATGGCTGGTGCGGTGGAGGAGTTCAGCGCCACCTCGATGAACATCGCCGACAACATGGCCGGCACCGAGCGCATGGCCCGTGACAATGCCCAGCAGACCCGCATCGGCCGCACGGCCATGGACGAAGCGTCAGCCTCGCTCAAGCAGATCGCCGAAGCCCTCGGTGGTACGGCGGCGGTGATGGATACATTGGGTGCGCGCTCGCAGGAAATCGGCGGCATCGTCGGGGTGATCACCGCGATTGCCGAGCAGACCAACCTGCTGGCGCTGAACGCCGCCATCGAAGCGGCCCGGGCCGGCGAGCAGGGGCGTGGTTTCGCGGTGGTGGCCGATGAAGTCCGTGGTTTGGCCGCGCGCACCCGCCAGGCCACCGACGAGATCTCCGGCATGATCGCCAGCATCCAGCAGCAGACCGGTCACGCCATCAGCACCCTGGAGCAGGGCAACCAGCTGATGCAGGAAGGCTTGGCGCGCAACGACAAGGTGGCCGAGGCGTTGGCGCGCATCGACGAGCAGAGCAGGGTTGCCGGTGAGCAGTTCACGGTGATCAGCACCGCGACCCAGGAGCAGAGCAGCACGGCAACCGTGCTCAGCCGCAATTTGCAGAGCATCGCCCAGGCCAACAGCGAGCAGCGTGACGTGGCCAATGAGCTGGCGATGACGGCGCGGGAGCTGGAAGGGTTGGCGGGGCAGTTGCGCCAGGAAGTGGATCGGTTCCGGGTCAAGTAA
- a CDS encoding cupin domain-containing protein — protein MDVGERLQAIRKLKGLSQRELAKRAGVTNSTISMIEKNSVSPSISSLRKVLSGIPMSMVEFFSVELAPESPTQIVYKAHELIDISDGAVTMKLVGKSHPNRAIAFLNEVYPPGADTGEEMLTHDGEETGILLEGRLELVVGTETFILEAGDSYYFESTRPHRFRNPFEEPARLISAATPSNF, from the coding sequence TTGGACGTCGGTGAACGACTGCAAGCCATCCGCAAGCTCAAGGGCTTGTCCCAGCGCGAACTCGCCAAGCGCGCGGGCGTGACCAACAGCACCATCTCGATGATCGAGAAGAACAGCGTGAGCCCGTCGATCAGCTCCCTGCGCAAGGTGCTCAGCGGCATCCCCATGTCCATGGTCGAGTTCTTCTCGGTCGAGCTGGCGCCCGAGAGCCCGACCCAGATTGTCTACAAGGCCCATGAGCTGATCGATATCTCCGACGGCGCGGTGACCATGAAGCTGGTGGGCAAGTCGCACCCCAACCGGGCCATCGCCTTCCTCAACGAGGTGTACCCGCCCGGGGCCGATACCGGTGAAGAGATGCTTACCCACGACGGCGAGGAGACCGGCATCCTGCTCGAGGGCCGTCTGGAACTGGTGGTCGGTACCGAGACGTTCATACTCGAGGCCGGCGACAGCTACTACTTCGAAAGCACCCGCCCGCACCGTTTCCGCAACCCGTTCGAGGAACCGGCACGGCTGATCAGCGCGGCGACCCCGTCGAACTTTTGA
- a CDS encoding LysR substrate-binding domain-containing protein, whose amino-acid sequence MSRQLPPLYALRAFEAAARLSSFTRAGEELSITQSAVSRHIRTLEEHFACRLFVRSGRSLQLTEAARMLLPGVRDGFAALERACDALRGEDDILRMKAPSTLTMRWLLARLSRFRHLQPGNEVQLTSAWMDVDHVDFNQEPFDCAVLLSDGNFPADWEVRRLFSELLIPVGAPDLLDEAPWDERRLAGMELLHPTPDKRDWRAWLARMGLTDKVSLKGGQVFDTLELGMIAAARGYGISMGDLLMVAEDVAQRRLSLPWPTAVASGMDYYLVWPRTRPGGERLRRLSAFLQEEAVAMDLPAVRILPAI is encoded by the coding sequence ATGTCTCGCCAGCTCCCCCCGCTCTATGCGCTGCGTGCATTCGAAGCCGCGGCCCGGCTGAGTTCCTTTACCCGCGCAGGTGAAGAGCTGTCGATCACCCAGAGCGCCGTCAGCCGGCATATCCGCACCCTCGAAGAGCACTTTGCCTGCCGCCTGTTCGTGCGTAGCGGGCGCAGCTTGCAGCTGACCGAGGCGGCGCGGATGCTGCTGCCCGGCGTGCGCGATGGTTTCGCCGCCCTGGAGCGGGCCTGCGACGCCTTGCGCGGGGAGGACGACATCCTGCGCATGAAGGCGCCGTCCACCCTCACCATGCGCTGGTTGCTGGCGCGCCTGAGCCGCTTCCGGCACCTGCAGCCGGGCAACGAGGTGCAACTGACCAGCGCCTGGATGGACGTCGATCATGTGGACTTCAACCAGGAACCGTTCGACTGTGCGGTGCTGCTCAGTGACGGCAATTTCCCGGCGGATTGGGAAGTGCGCCGGCTGTTCTCCGAGCTGCTGATTCCGGTGGGCGCGCCGGACCTGCTCGACGAGGCACCCTGGGACGAGCGGCGTCTGGCCGGCATGGAGCTGCTGCACCCGACCCCCGACAAGCGTGATTGGCGCGCCTGGCTGGCGCGCATGGGGCTGACCGACAAGGTGTCGCTCAAGGGCGGGCAGGTGTTCGACACCCTGGAACTGGGCATGATCGCCGCCGCGCGGGGTTATGGCATTTCGATGGGTGACCTGCTGATGGTGGCCGAGGATGTCGCCCAGCGGCGCCTGAGCCTGCCGTGGCCGACGGCGGTGGCCAGTGGCATGGATTATTACCTGGTGTGGCCCAGGACGCGGCCGGGTGGCGAGCGGTTGCGGCGGTTGAGCGCCTTCTTGCAGGAAGAGGCGGTGGCGATGGACCTGCCAGCCGTGCGGATTCTTCCAGCGATTTAA
- a CDS encoding c-type cytochrome, with protein MLAIPAAVFALWAINANATTNDEIAKRLAPVGQVCVQGQECKGMEVAATAGGGGAKTPDDIIAKHCNACHGSGLLGAPKIGDTAAWKERADHQGGLDGILAKAITGINAMPPKGTCADCSDDDLKGAIKKMSGL; from the coding sequence ATGCTGGCCATACCAGCAGCCGTTTTCGCCCTTTGGGCAATCAATGCAAACGCTACGACCAACGATGAAATCGCCAAGCGCCTGGCACCGGTAGGCCAGGTGTGCGTCCAAGGCCAGGAGTGCAAGGGCATGGAAGTGGCCGCCACGGCGGGTGGCGGTGGCGCCAAGACACCAGACGACATCATCGCCAAACACTGCAATGCGTGCCATGGCAGCGGCCTGTTGGGCGCGCCGAAAATCGGCGACACCGCGGCCTGGAAAGAGCGCGCCGACCACCAGGGCGGCCTCGACGGCATCCTGGCCAAGGCCATTACCGGGATCAACGCCATGCCACCGAAAGGCACCTGCGCGGACTGCTCGGATGATGACCTGAAAGGTGCGATCAAGAAGATGTCCGGGCTGTAG
- the rep gene encoding DNA helicase Rep: protein MSRLNPRQQEARDYVGGPLLVLAGAGSGKTSVITRKIAHLIQNCGIRAQYIVAMTFTNKAAREMKERVGTLLRPGEGRGLTVCTFHNLGLNIIRKEHERLGYKPGFSIFDESDIKALLSDIMQKEYSGDDGIDEIKNMIGAWKNDLILPPEALEKARNPREQTAAIVYTHYQRTLKAFNAVDFDDLILQPVKLFQEHPEVLERWQNRVRYLLVDEYQDTNASQYLLVKMLIGMRNQFTVVGDDDQSIYAWRGARPENLMLLKEDYPSLKIVMLEQNYRSTSRILRCANVLIANNPHAFEKQLWSEMGVGDEIRVIRCKNEEAEAERVAMEILTLHLRTNRPYSDFAILYRGNYQAKLIELKLQHHQVPYRLSGGNSFFGRQEVKDLMAYLRLLVNPDDDNAYLRVINVPRREIGSTTLEKLGNYSTERGISMYAASEEMGLGEHLDARYTERLQRFKHWLDGVRHKVALDDPIAALHEMIRDIDYENWIRQQTASDKAAEFRISNVWFLVEALKNTLEKDEEGDMTIEDAIGKLVLRDMLERQQEEEENAEGVQMMTLHASKGLEFPYVFIMGMEEEILPHRSSIEADTIEEERRLAYVGITRARQTLAFTFAAKRKQYGEIIDCTPSRFLDELPPDDLAWEGLDDAPVEVKAARGNNALADIRAMLKR from the coding sequence ATGTCCCGACTCAATCCCCGGCAACAGGAAGCCCGTGACTACGTCGGCGGCCCTCTTTTGGTGCTTGCCGGTGCAGGCTCGGGCAAGACCAGCGTGATCACGCGCAAGATTGCCCACCTCATCCAGAACTGCGGCATCCGCGCCCAGTACATCGTGGCGATGACGTTTACCAACAAAGCCGCGCGCGAGATGAAGGAGCGGGTCGGCACCCTGCTGCGTCCAGGGGAAGGCCGGGGCCTGACGGTGTGCACCTTCCACAACCTGGGGCTGAACATCATCCGCAAGGAGCACGAGCGCCTGGGCTACAAGCCGGGCTTCTCGATCTTCGACGAATCCGACATCAAGGCGCTGCTGTCGGACATCATGCAGAAGGAATACTCCGGCGACGACGGCATCGACGAGATCAAGAACATGATCGGTGCCTGGAAGAACGACCTGATCCTGCCGCCTGAAGCCCTGGAAAAGGCGCGCAACCCGCGCGAGCAGACCGCCGCCATCGTCTACACCCACTACCAGCGCACGCTCAAGGCGTTCAACGCGGTGGACTTCGACGACCTGATCCTGCAGCCGGTCAAGCTGTTCCAGGAGCACCCCGAGGTGCTCGAACGCTGGCAGAACCGCGTGCGCTATCTGCTGGTGGACGAATACCAGGACACCAACGCCAGCCAGTACCTGCTGGTGAAGATGCTGATCGGCATGCGCAACCAGTTCACCGTGGTCGGCGACGACGACCAGTCGATCTACGCCTGGCGCGGCGCCCGCCCGGAAAACCTGATGCTGCTCAAGGAGGACTACCCCTCCCTGAAGATCGTCATGCTCGAGCAGAACTACCGCTCCACCAGCCGCATCCTGCGCTGCGCCAACGTGCTGATCGCCAACAACCCGCATGCCTTCGAAAAGCAGCTGTGGAGCGAAATGGGCGTGGGCGACGAGATCCGCGTGATCCGCTGCAAGAACGAGGAAGCCGAGGCCGAGCGCGTGGCCATGGAAATCCTCACCCTGCACCTGCGCACCAACCGCCCGTACAGCGACTTCGCCATCCTCTACCGGGGCAACTACCAGGCCAAGCTGATCGAACTGAAGCTGCAGCACCACCAGGTGCCGTATCGCCTGTCGGGCGGCAACAGCTTCTTCGGCCGCCAGGAGGTGAAGGACCTGATGGCCTACCTGCGCCTGTTGGTGAACCCGGACGACGACAACGCCTACCTGCGGGTGATCAACGTGCCGCGCCGCGAGATCGGCTCGACTACCCTGGAAAAGCTCGGCAACTATTCCACCGAGCGCGGCATCTCGATGTACGCCGCCAGCGAGGAGATGGGCCTGGGCGAGCACCTGGACGCCCGCTACACCGAGCGCCTGCAACGCTTCAAGCACTGGCTCGACGGGGTGCGCCACAAGGTTGCCCTGGACGACCCGATCGCCGCGCTGCACGAGATGATCCGCGACATCGACTACGAGAACTGGATCCGCCAGCAGACCGCCAGCGACAAAGCTGCCGAGTTCCGCATCAGCAACGTCTGGTTCCTGGTCGAAGCGCTGAAGAACACCCTCGAGAAGGACGAAGAGGGTGACATGACCATCGAGGACGCCATCGGCAAGCTGGTGCTGCGCGACATGCTCGAGCGCCAGCAGGAAGAGGAAGAGAACGCCGAGGGCGTGCAGATGATGACCCTGCACGCCTCCAAGGGCCTGGAATTCCCCTACGTGTTCATCATGGGCATGGAGGAGGAAATCCTCCCCCACCGCTCGAGCATCGAGGCCGACACCATCGAAGAGGAACGCCGCCTGGCTTACGTGGGCATCACCCGCGCGCGCCAGACCCTGGCCTTCACCTTCGCCGCCAAGCGCAAGCAGTACGGCGAAATCATCGACTGCACCCCCAGCCGGTTCCTCGACGAACTGCCGCCGGACGACCTGGCCTGGGAGGGCCTGGACGATGCCCCCGTGGAAGTGAAAGCCGCGCGCGGCAACAACGCCCTGGCCGATATCCGGGCAATGCTCAAACGCTGA